One Polaribacter sp. KT25b DNA segment encodes these proteins:
- a CDS encoding MFS transporter, whose amino-acid sequence MSTLAQEKATKLSLFNFKNVSTRTFWITSISFFMCFFAWFGIVPFMPDVVKDLGLTPDQKWNSIILAVSGTVFARLLIGKLCDKYGPRLCYTWLLMLGAIPVILCGLVQTPTQFLVCRLFIGFIGASFVITQVHTSLMFAPNIVGTANATSAGWGNLGGGANRLGMPLIAGAVVAFGVADAEAWRYSMVIAGVVCFLMGIVYFFFTQDTPKGNFKELKASGEIVTAKKDQIGFLEVLKDYRVWILFVVYAASFGIELTVYGTMDDYLQNTFQLERVTAGNIVLSFALMNIFARTLGGFFGDKFGKLKGLRGRVLFLSFILTIQGIMLISFSGASSIILGIVLLISFSLSVQMAEGATFSVVPFINKKAIGSVSGIVGAGGNVGAFLAAMLLKSKSAVAEKAAIAANEGLGEEAIKAAQSVASSSAVSSGYLLIGFVVIATAIVSLTIKFSKEDEYSEAPEKVKEIAPELVIVK is encoded by the coding sequence ATGTCTACTTTAGCTCAAGAAAAAGCAACAAAACTAAGTCTGTTTAATTTTAAAAATGTATCCACTCGTACTTTTTGGATTACATCTATTTCATTTTTTATGTGCTTTTTTGCCTGGTTTGGTATTGTGCCTTTTATGCCAGATGTTGTAAAAGATTTAGGTTTAACACCAGATCAAAAATGGAATTCTATCATTTTAGCGGTTTCAGGAACCGTCTTTGCGCGTTTACTAATAGGTAAATTATGTGATAAATATGGGCCAAGATTATGTTATACTTGGTTGTTAATGTTAGGTGCAATTCCTGTTATTTTATGTGGTTTAGTGCAAACGCCAACTCAGTTTTTGGTTTGTAGATTATTTATCGGTTTTATAGGAGCGTCTTTTGTAATTACACAAGTGCATACTTCATTAATGTTTGCACCAAATATTGTAGGTACTGCAAATGCAACTTCTGCAGGTTGGGGTAATTTAGGTGGTGGAGCAAATAGATTAGGGATGCCTTTAATTGCGGGAGCAGTTGTAGCATTTGGTGTTGCAGATGCAGAAGCTTGGAGATATTCTATGGTTATTGCAGGTGTTGTTTGTTTTTTAATGGGTATTGTTTATTTCTTTTTTACACAAGATACTCCAAAAGGAAATTTTAAAGAATTAAAAGCTTCAGGAGAAATAGTTACTGCTAAAAAAGATCAGATTGGTTTTTTAGAGGTTTTAAAAGATTATAGAGTTTGGATTCTTTTTGTGGTTTATGCAGCAAGTTTTGGAATTGAATTAACAGTTTACGGAACTATGGATGATTACCTTCAGAATACGTTCCAATTAGAAAGAGTTACTGCTGGTAACATTGTGCTTTCATTTGCTTTAATGAATATTTTTGCAAGAACTTTAGGTGGCTTTTTTGGTGATAAATTTGGGAAATTAAAAGGATTAAGAGGTCGAGTTTTATTCTTGTCTTTTATCTTAACCATACAGGGTATTATGTTGATTTCCTTTTCGGGAGCATCAAGTATAATTTTAGGAATTGTTTTATTAATTTCTTTTAGTTTAAGTGTGCAAATGGCAGAAGGAGCTACATTTTCTGTAGTGCCATTTATCAATAAAAAAGCAATTGGTTCTGTTTCTGGTATTGTTGGTGCAGGTGGTAATGTTGGTGCTTTTTTAGCAGCAATGTTATTAAAATCAAAATCTGCTGTAGCAGAAAAAGCAGCTATTGCAGCTAATGAAGGTTTGGGAGAAGAAGCAATTAAAGCAGCTCAATCTGTAGCTTCTTCAAGCGCAGTTTCTAGTGGGTATTTATTAATTGGTTTTGTGGTAATTGCAACAGCAATTGTTTCTTTAACTATTAAGTTTTCTAAAGAAGATGAATACTCAGAAGCTCCAGAAAAAGTAAAAGAAATAGCACCAGAATTGGTAATTGTAAAATAA
- a CDS encoding response regulator transcription factor translates to MINVVLADDHVLVRDGIKALLEDQSGITVIDEASNGKEALEVIAKNKPHVLIIDIRMPEMNGIEAVSEVKKHFSDVKTLMLSMHDSEEYVVKSIQAGADGYLLKGASKEEFLKAVIKVASGGKYFTGDVSSIIMNNFVNGNATNLEVSKKVSTGLPFKLTKRERQILDLVLELKNNKDIADELKISKRTAEVHRFNLMKKLEVKNLMELTNKVKEYQLI, encoded by the coding sequence ATGATAAATGTAGTTTTAGCAGACGACCATGTTTTAGTAAGAGATGGTATAAAAGCACTTTTAGAAGATCAATCAGGAATTACTGTAATTGATGAAGCTTCTAATGGAAAAGAAGCTTTAGAAGTTATAGCCAAAAATAAACCACATGTTTTAATTATAGACATTCGTATGCCAGAAATGAATGGTATTGAGGCGGTTTCAGAAGTAAAAAAACATTTTTCTGATGTAAAAACATTAATGCTTTCTATGCACGATTCAGAAGAATACGTTGTAAAATCTATACAAGCTGGTGCAGATGGTTATTTGTTAAAAGGAGCAAGTAAAGAAGAGTTTTTAAAAGCCGTGATAAAAGTAGCTTCTGGCGGTAAATATTTTACAGGTGATGTTTCTTCTATTATAATGAATAATTTTGTTAACGGAAACGCAACTAATTTAGAAGTTTCAAAAAAAGTAAGTACAGGGCTCCCCTTTAAATTAACCAAAAGAGAAAGACAAATTTTAGATTTGGTTTTAGAATTAAAAAATAATAAAGACATTGCTGATGAACTCAAAATCAGCAAGAGAACTGCAGAAGTACATCGTTTTAATTTAATGAAGAAATTAGAGGTAAAAAATCTAATGGAATTAACCAATAAGGTTAAAGAATATCAATTAATATAA